From Virgibacillus natechei, the proteins below share one genomic window:
- the der gene encoding ribosome biogenesis GTPase Der — MRKSVVAIVGRPNVGKSTIFNRLVGERISIVEDVPGVTRDRIYAQAEWLTQEFNVIDTGGIEVGDEPLLVQMRHQAEVAIDEADVIIFLTDGREGITGADEEVTKLLYKSNKPIVLGVNKIDNPEMRENIYEYYSLGFGEPFPISGSHGLGLGDLLDEVVKHFPEKNNEEINEDTVYFSLIGRPNVGKSSLVNSIVNEERVIVSEIEGTTREATDTHLQKDNQDFVIIDTAGMRKRGKVYETTEKYSVLRALKAIERSDVVLVLIDAETGIIEQDKKIAGYAHDAGRSIVIVVNKWDTIKSSEKAMKEFETKIRNQFQFLDYAPIVFLSAKTKKRLHTLIPSIKIASENHAKRVPTNVLNDVIMDALAMNPTPTLKGKRLKVLYATQVAVKPPSFVVFVNDPELMHFSYRRFLENKIRDAFGFVGTPIKIFARQRQ; from the coding sequence ATGAGGAAATCTGTTGTAGCTATTGTAGGAAGACCTAATGTCGGTAAGTCAACTATCTTTAATAGACTAGTTGGGGAAAGAATATCAATTGTAGAAGATGTTCCCGGTGTAACAAGAGATAGGATATATGCTCAAGCAGAATGGTTAACGCAAGAGTTTAACGTTATTGATACAGGTGGAATTGAGGTCGGTGACGAACCACTACTTGTACAAATGCGTCACCAAGCCGAAGTCGCCATTGATGAAGCCGATGTTATTATCTTTTTGACAGATGGAAGAGAAGGAATAACAGGAGCTGATGAAGAAGTAACGAAACTGTTATATAAATCAAATAAACCGATAGTACTCGGTGTTAACAAAATTGATAATCCAGAAATGCGCGAAAATATATATGAATATTATTCGCTTGGTTTCGGCGAACCATTTCCCATTTCTGGGTCACATGGTCTTGGTTTAGGTGATTTATTAGACGAGGTAGTCAAGCATTTTCCCGAAAAGAATAATGAGGAAATAAACGAAGATACCGTTTACTTCAGTTTAATCGGAAGACCAAATGTCGGGAAATCGTCCTTGGTTAATTCAATTGTAAATGAAGAACGAGTTATCGTAAGTGAGATAGAAGGTACAACACGAGAAGCCACTGACACACATTTACAAAAAGATAATCAAGATTTTGTTATTATAGATACTGCGGGAATGCGAAAACGCGGAAAGGTCTATGAAACAACAGAAAAGTACAGTGTACTTCGGGCATTAAAAGCGATTGAACGGTCAGATGTCGTCTTGGTTTTAATTGATGCTGAAACAGGAATAATAGAACAAGACAAAAAGATCGCTGGTTATGCACATGATGCTGGGCGGTCAATTGTAATTGTTGTGAATAAATGGGATACCATCAAATCGAGTGAAAAAGCAATGAAAGAATTTGAAACAAAAATACGTAATCAATTTCAGTTTCTGGATTATGCTCCAATTGTTTTTTTATCTGCAAAAACAAAGAAAAGATTACATACACTAATTCCTTCTATAAAAATTGCTAGTGAGAATCATGCCAAACGAGTACCTACTAATGTTCTAAATGATGTTATAATGGATGCATTAGCAATGAATCCAACCCCTACACTTAAAGGGAAGCGTTTGAAAGTACTGTATGCAACACAAGTTGCTGTCAAACCACCAAGTTTCGTTGTGTTTGTAAATGATCCGGAACTTATGCATTTTTCTTATAGAAGATTTTTAGAGAATAAGATAAGAGATGCATTTGGATTTGTTGGTACACCAATTAAAATATTCGCTCGACAAAGGCAATAA
- the ypeB gene encoding germination protein YpeB, with the protein MIRWILIAVLTIGIAGTGFWGYQEQQEKNDVLIQAENTYQRSFHELSYHVDLLNDKIGSALAMNSEQRLSPQLVDIWRLTSEALANVGQLPLGVLPFNKTEQYLSNIGDFMYQTAVRDLEDAPLTDEETESLENLYEQSGEIKDELRQVQHVVLDNNLRWMDVQVALDNQEDQEDNTIVDGFESVENSMDGYSETNIDSPIVGSSSQEQHEFKFLEGDNVTEEEALAFSKEEFNVENEENLSLTQTGEGSDIPMYSISYENDEKRAYMDMSVQGGHPITMLVDRPVEDQQMSLNEGLEVATDYIEENEFENMTIFESNEYNNVGFYAFLSNENDVRIFSDAIEVKVALDDGEILGITSRNYFMNHTDRDIPEPEISEEEAKEMVNPHVEIQEEFLAVIDDDEGEEVLTYEFLGVMGNETYRIFINAMNGREEEVEKLDGTEINYGGNNI; encoded by the coding sequence ATGATTCGCTGGATTTTGATAGCAGTACTTACTATAGGGATTGCTGGAACTGGTTTTTGGGGTTATCAAGAGCAACAGGAAAAGAACGATGTACTTATTCAAGCAGAAAATACGTATCAACGTTCTTTTCACGAACTTTCTTATCATGTTGATCTATTAAATGACAAAATTGGATCAGCTTTAGCTATGAATTCAGAGCAAAGGCTGTCTCCGCAATTAGTCGATATATGGCGTTTAACATCTGAAGCCTTAGCTAATGTAGGTCAACTTCCATTAGGGGTGTTACCCTTTAACAAAACAGAACAATATTTATCTAATATTGGTGATTTTATGTATCAAACTGCTGTTAGAGATTTAGAAGATGCCCCTCTTACAGATGAAGAGACAGAGTCCTTAGAGAATTTATATGAACAATCTGGAGAAATAAAAGATGAGCTTAGGCAAGTGCAACATGTTGTTTTGGATAATAATTTACGCTGGATGGATGTTCAAGTAGCGTTGGATAATCAAGAAGACCAAGAAGATAATACTATTGTTGATGGGTTTGAATCAGTTGAAAACTCAATGGATGGGTATTCAGAAACAAATATTGATTCCCCTATAGTTGGAAGCTCATCACAGGAACAACATGAGTTTAAATTTTTAGAAGGAGACAACGTCACTGAGGAAGAAGCATTGGCTTTTAGTAAAGAGGAATTTAATGTAGAAAACGAAGAGAATTTAAGTCTAACACAGACTGGTGAGGGATCGGATATCCCGATGTATAGTATATCCTATGAAAATGATGAAAAGCGTGCTTATATGGATATGTCCGTTCAAGGTGGACATCCAATTACAATGTTAGTAGACAGACCAGTTGAAGATCAACAGATGAGTTTAAACGAAGGATTAGAAGTAGCGACGGATTATATAGAGGAAAATGAGTTTGAAAATATGACAATATTTGAGAGTAACGAATATAATAACGTCGGTTTCTACGCCTTCTTGAGTAATGAAAATGATGTTCGAATTTTCTCAGATGCGATTGAGGTTAAGGTTGCATTAGATGATGGGGAAATATTAGGAATTACATCAAGGAATTACTTTATGAACCATACAGACAGAGACATACCTGAGCCAGAGATCTCTGAAGAAGAAGCAAAAGAAATGGTCAATCCACATGTAGAAATACAAGAAGAATTTTTGGCTGTTATTGATGATGATGAAGGTGAAGAAGTTTTAACCTATGAATTTCTTGGTGTAATGGGTAATGAAACGTATCGAATATTTATTAATGCAATGAATGGAAGAGAAGAAGAAGTCGAAAAATTGGATGGAACAGAAATTAATTATGGCGGTAATAATATTTAG
- a CDS encoding flagellar brake protein, protein MKIGTFLNLEIKRVGEKIQKYQCKVIEKDDQYLYVDYPIHEKTRKTSFFSIGTTCSASYLGSDMGVYSFHTKIISKATLTVPALVIEYPEQSRIQRIQRREFVRVETIVDIAVHSLDNKFSPFTSVTSDISGGGLSFTIPKHITLNTDQHMDVCIILISQTGDYKYIFAKAEIVLIKPVNESLSKASLKFISITKQAQQGLIRYCFEKQRELRKKELQY, encoded by the coding sequence ATGAAAATAGGGACGTTTCTGAATTTGGAGATTAAGCGAGTAGGAGAAAAAATACAGAAGTATCAATGTAAAGTCATTGAGAAAGATGATCAATATTTATATGTTGATTATCCTATTCACGAGAAAACAAGGAAAACAAGTTTTTTTTCAATAGGAACAACTTGTTCTGCTTCATATTTAGGTTCGGATATGGGAGTTTATTCTTTTCATACTAAAATTATATCAAAGGCTACATTAACTGTACCTGCTCTCGTAATTGAATATCCGGAGCAAAGTCGTATTCAACGAATTCAACGCCGTGAATTTGTACGTGTTGAAACAATTGTTGACATTGCAGTTCATAGTTTAGATAATAAATTTTCACCATTTACATCCGTGACATCTGACATAAGTGGTGGAGGATTATCGTTTACTATCCCTAAGCATATAACTTTAAATACTGATCAACATATGGACGTTTGTATAATCTTAATAAGCCAAACAGGAGACTATAAATATATTTTTGCAAAAGCTGAAATCGTCCTCATAAAGCCAGTAAATGAATCACTATCAAAGGCTTCTTTAAAGTTTATTTCCATTACAAAGCAAGCTCAACAAGGTTTGATACGTTACTGTTTTGAAAAACAACGGGAGTTAAGAAAAAAAGAACTGCAGTATTAA
- the rpsA gene encoding 30S ribosomal protein S1 translates to MSEINDELVEVNVGDTLTGKVVKVEEKQVLVDIGYKTEGILPISELSSLHVELTSDVVKEGDSLSLKVKKIDDDEVIVSKRAIEADEAWIDLEEKFNNDEIFETEVKEVVKGGLVVDVGIRGFIPASLVETHFVDDFSDYINTTLRVKIKDLNKDQNRIILSHRAVIEEESLARKRSLLESLEEGQVLNGTVQRLTNFGVFVDIGGVDGLVHISQLAHEHVESASEIVSEGDEIKVEVLSVDLDNERISLSHKKTLQGPWANIEDRVSRGDTLEGTVKRLVNFGAFVEVKPGVEGLVHISQIANRHIGTPQEVLDVGQQIQVKVLDISETEERISLSIKELEQEQEEKDYKQYEKSEDQSGFQIGDFIGDKLNKYK, encoded by the coding sequence ATGAGTGAAATTAACGATGAACTAGTCGAGGTAAATGTAGGAGATACGTTAACAGGAAAAGTTGTAAAAGTAGAAGAAAAGCAAGTTCTTGTAGATATTGGGTATAAGACAGAAGGCATACTCCCGATTAGTGAATTATCAAGTCTTCATGTTGAGTTAACAAGTGATGTAGTAAAAGAGGGAGACTCACTTTCATTAAAAGTGAAAAAAATAGATGACGATGAAGTAATTGTTTCTAAAAGAGCAATAGAAGCAGATGAGGCTTGGATTGATTTAGAGGAAAAATTTAATAATGATGAAATATTTGAAACAGAAGTAAAAGAAGTTGTCAAAGGTGGTCTGGTTGTGGATGTAGGAATCCGCGGGTTTATTCCAGCATCATTAGTTGAGACACATTTTGTTGATGATTTTTCTGATTATATAAATACAACATTACGTGTAAAAATTAAGGATTTAAATAAAGATCAGAATCGAATTATACTGTCTCATCGAGCTGTAATTGAAGAAGAAAGCCTTGCAAGAAAAAGAAGCTTATTGGAATCTCTAGAAGAAGGGCAAGTACTGAATGGTACCGTTCAGCGACTTACAAACTTTGGTGTTTTTGTTGATATTGGTGGCGTTGATGGACTCGTTCATATCTCCCAATTAGCTCATGAACATGTGGAGAGCGCATCAGAAATTGTCTCTGAAGGGGACGAAATAAAAGTTGAAGTGTTATCAGTAGATCTTGATAATGAACGTATTTCATTATCACACAAGAAAACATTGCAAGGTCCTTGGGCTAATATAGAGGACCGTGTATCAAGAGGAGATACGTTAGAAGGAACGGTTAAACGACTCGTTAACTTTGGAGCATTTGTTGAAGTAAAACCAGGAGTAGAAGGGTTAGTTCATATTTCACAAATTGCAAATCGTCATATTGGAACCCCACAAGAAGTACTGGATGTTGGTCAACAAATACAGGTCAAAGTATTAGACATAAGTGAAACAGAAGAGCGTATCTCTCTCAGTATTAAAGAATTGGAACAGGAGCAAGAAGAAAAAGATTATAAGCAATATGAGAAATCAGAAGATCAATCTGGCTTTCAAATCGGTGACTTCATCGGAGACAAGCTGAATAAATACAAGTAA
- a CDS encoding asparaginase, protein MKNILLIHTGGTISMLENKETGEISTTTKHPLTDLSIHFQAFANIDEIIEFELPSPHITPQHMLRLANKIKEVISLYDGVVVTHGTDTLEETAYFLELVLETDKPVIVTGAMRSSNEIGSDALYNLISSLRVAVDDEATNKGVLVVMNDEIHTATNVTKTSTSNVATFQSPQYGPIGIITREHIIFYHALPVKQKKTVNQISKNVFLLKAFAGMDENILQAIYQARPDGIVIEGLGQGNLPERTIPTLQNMLNDKIPVILVSRCYQGIVQPTYGYNGGGKQLKEMGVILANGLTGPKARIKLLIELEITNDVFLLQDLFS, encoded by the coding sequence ATGAAAAATATTTTGCTCATTCATACAGGTGGCACCATTTCTATGTTGGAAAATAAGGAAACTGGTGAAATTAGCACTACAACCAAACATCCTTTAACAGATTTATCCATTCATTTTCAAGCATTTGCAAATATAGATGAAATTATTGAATTCGAACTCCCGTCACCACATATCACTCCACAGCATATGTTAAGGTTGGCCAACAAAATTAAAGAAGTGATCTCTCTTTATGATGGTGTCGTTGTGACACATGGGACAGATACATTAGAAGAAACAGCCTATTTTCTAGAACTAGTTCTTGAGACAGATAAACCGGTTATTGTCACTGGAGCGATGCGATCAAGCAATGAAATTGGGTCAGATGCATTATACAATTTAATTAGCTCATTACGAGTGGCTGTTGATGATGAAGCGACTAATAAAGGCGTCTTAGTCGTAATGAACGACGAAATACACACAGCCACCAATGTAACAAAGACTTCGACCAGTAATGTAGCAACATTTCAAAGCCCACAATATGGCCCAATTGGAATTATTACAAGGGAACACATCATTTTTTATCATGCACTACCTGTTAAACAAAAGAAAACTGTTAATCAAATATCCAAAAATGTTTTCTTGCTAAAAGCCTTTGCTGGTATGGATGAAAATATTTTACAGGCTATTTATCAAGCAAGACCGGATGGGATTGTAATCGAGGGGTTGGGTCAAGGTAATCTTCCAGAAAGAACCATACCAACACTTCAAAATATGTTAAACGATAAAATTCCTGTAATTCTGGTATCGAGATGTTATCAAGGAATTGTTCAGCCAACGTATGGCTATAATGGTGGAGGCAAACAATTAAAAGAAATGGGCGTCATTCTCGCTAATGGGTTAACAGGACCTAAGGCAAGAATTAAATTGCTTATCGAACTGGAAATCACAAATGATGTGTTTTTGTTGCAAGACCTGTTTTCATAA
- the cmk gene encoding (d)CMP kinase — protein sequence MKNNAIAIAIDGPAAAGKSTVAKIVAESLSYIYIDTGAMYRALTLKAIEENIQLDDENSLISLLERTDIKLKQSEAGQIIIVDDMDVTAEIRSQKVTNHVSYVAKHPIIREEMVKRQQSFATNLGVVMDGRDIGTHVLPNAEVKIFLIATVEERAKRRYEENSKKGYYSDMEELKQEIEQRDLIDSKREASPLIKASDASEIDTTSLSINQVAQRILAEVYKIIHD from the coding sequence ATGAAGAATAACGCAATTGCAATTGCAATCGATGGCCCAGCTGCAGCTGGGAAAAGTACCGTTGCAAAAATAGTGGCAGAAAGCCTTTCTTATATTTATATTGATACAGGAGCAATGTATCGTGCACTAACATTAAAAGCTATAGAAGAAAATATTCAATTGGATGATGAAAATTCTTTAATTTCCTTGCTAGAACGTACAGACATAAAGTTAAAACAAAGTGAGGCAGGACAAATTATAATAGTGGATGATATGGATGTCACAGCAGAGATTCGTTCGCAGAAAGTTACAAACCACGTATCTTATGTGGCGAAACATCCAATTATACGAGAAGAAATGGTTAAGAGGCAACAATCTTTTGCAACAAATCTTGGTGTTGTAATGGATGGTCGGGACATAGGAACGCACGTGCTTCCTAATGCTGAAGTTAAAATATTTTTAATCGCAACAGTCGAGGAACGGGCAAAACGAAGATATGAAGAAAACTCTAAAAAAGGATATTACTCCGATATGGAGGAATTAAAACAAGAAATTGAACAAAGAGATCTTATCGATTCTAAGCGTGAAGCTTCACCATTAATTAAAGCAAGTGATGCATCTGAAATAGATACGACGTCACTTTCAATTAACCAAGTAGCCCAGCGCATACTAGCGGAGGTTTATAAAATAATTCATGATTAA
- a CDS encoding YpdA family putative bacillithiol disulfide reductase, with the protein MQNESVIVIGGGPCGMSCAIELQKHGINPLIIEKESIVSTIYNFPTHQTFFSSSEKLEIGEVAFITDKQKPVRNQALAYYRTVAERMQLRVNTYEKVLQVKQEDKHFVISSRKNNEEKYEYHADHVIIATGYYDQPNYMNIPGENQNKVMHYFKEAHPYYNKNIAVIGGKNSAVDTTLELHKAGANVSVFYRGSEYSKSIKPWILPEFDALVSKGIVQMNFNSQITKITTNYIYYTVDDVEYSIENDFVFAMTGYRPDLKFLKDTGILINEHDGTPHYNQDTFETNIPGIFVAGVVAAGYNNNEIFIENGRFHGQAIAREIMKNK; encoded by the coding sequence TTGCAAAACGAAAGCGTTATTGTTATAGGTGGAGGACCTTGTGGAATGTCCTGTGCTATTGAATTACAAAAGCATGGTATTAATCCATTAATTATAGAAAAAGAGAGCATCGTGAGTACCATTTATAATTTCCCGACACATCAAACATTTTTCAGTTCAAGTGAAAAATTAGAAATTGGAGAAGTTGCTTTTATTACAGATAAGCAAAAGCCTGTTAGAAATCAAGCTTTAGCCTATTACCGAACGGTTGCCGAGAGAATGCAATTGCGAGTAAATACATATGAAAAGGTATTACAGGTAAAACAGGAGGATAAGCACTTTGTAATTAGCTCAAGAAAGAATAACGAAGAAAAATATGAGTATCATGCGGATCATGTAATAATTGCTACTGGATATTATGATCAACCTAATTATATGAACATACCGGGTGAAAACCAAAATAAAGTTATGCATTATTTCAAAGAAGCACATCCGTATTATAATAAGAATATAGCTGTTATCGGCGGAAAGAATTCTGCTGTTGATACCACATTAGAGCTCCATAAAGCAGGAGCAAATGTCAGCGTTTTTTATCGAGGTAGCGAATATTCTAAAAGCATAAAACCCTGGATTCTCCCGGAATTTGATGCATTAGTAAGCAAAGGCATTGTTCAAATGAACTTTAATTCTCAAATTACAAAAATAACAACTAACTATATTTATTATACAGTTGATGATGTAGAATATAGTATTGAAAATGATTTTGTGTTTGCAATGACTGGATATAGGCCGGATCTAAAATTTCTTAAAGATACGGGGATCTTGATTAATGAGCATGATGGAACCCCACATTATAATCAAGACACATTCGAAACAAACATCCCTGGTATATTTGTAGCAGGTGTCGTTGCTGCGGGGTATAATAACAATGAAATTTTCATTGAAAATGGACGTTTTCACGGACAAGCGATTGCAAGGGAAATAATGAAAAACAAATAG
- the sleB gene encoding spore cortex-lytic enzyme: MTYKKQSLLLLIICFMFIGFEASNSSKTVNAFSPQVIQQGAVGDDVIELQSRLQYIGFFHGDIDGAFGWGTYWALRNFQEEFGMKVDGLAGEQTKERLENASNYDEGFVKEQIRQGNKFTHYGSMDLQDQTAPGGEESQEQPEPEIPEGGEAEGTQPEAEGEGGQEGTAEGESEGEPEEGQPEDEQAGDTDTASVNVPQGFSQNDIQLMANAVYGEARGEPYEGQVAVAAVILNRIESDTFPNTVSGVIFEPRAFTAVADGQIWLEPNERAREAVLDAVNGWDPSGNAEYYYNPVTATSDWIFSRQTIKQIGKHIFAE; encoded by the coding sequence ATGACCTATAAGAAGCAGTCCCTATTATTGTTAATAATATGTTTTATGTTTATAGGATTTGAAGCTTCTAATTCATCAAAAACAGTAAATGCTTTTAGTCCACAAGTGATTCAACAAGGAGCCGTAGGGGATGATGTGATTGAATTACAATCTAGATTGCAGTATATAGGTTTTTTTCACGGAGATATTGATGGTGCCTTTGGATGGGGCACGTACTGGGCGTTACGAAACTTTCAAGAAGAGTTTGGAATGAAGGTAGATGGGTTGGCTGGAGAACAAACTAAAGAAAGATTAGAGAACGCAAGTAATTATGATGAAGGTTTTGTAAAAGAACAAATAAGACAAGGTAACAAGTTTACACATTATGGGAGCATGGATCTTCAAGACCAGACAGCTCCTGGTGGTGAGGAATCACAGGAACAACCAGAACCAGAAATACCAGAAGGTGGAGAAGCAGAAGGGACACAGCCTGAAGCTGAGGGAGAAGGTGGACAAGAAGGAACAGCCGAAGGAGAGTCTGAGGGTGAACCAGAAGAGGGACAACCAGAAGATGAGCAAGCTGGAGATACGGATACAGCTTCCGTAAATGTTCCACAAGGGTTTTCACAAAATGATATACAACTGATGGCAAATGCTGTTTATGGAGAAGCTAGAGGAGAGCCATATGAAGGACAAGTAGCCGTTGCGGCAGTTATATTAAATCGGATTGAAAGTGACACGTTTCCTAATACAGTGTCAGGAGTGATTTTTGAACCAAGAGCATTTACGGCTGTTGCTGATGGACAGATTTGGTTAGAACCGAATGAAAGAGCCAGAGAAGCTGTTTTAGATGCGGTTAACGGATGGGACCCTTCAGGTAATGCAGAATACTATTATAATCCTGTAACAGCAACATCAGATTGGATTTTTTCAAGGCAGACAATTAAACAAATTGGAAAACACATATTTGCTGAATAG
- a CDS encoding YphA family membrane protein: MSGLLFYWFSWILWIVVTFFMEKSKNRTILACWILLSILSSDIYVVIGSYPVSIALLLMLTGSILLLLQSPHLIYHLSASFTIMIGYAAILLWEISSPILIILPRVILISFILGLVVILLAKGLYSQLGICLLGLSCGEIVHGLMLSSYGFNVSIGEMQFFDNVLFLLVIIVFVNGLHKGKYKLSSVLNNNKQSMRWQNE; encoded by the coding sequence ATGAGTGGCCTTTTATTTTATTGGTTTAGTTGGATTTTATGGATTGTCGTTACATTTTTTATGGAAAAAAGTAAAAACAGAACTATTTTAGCTTGCTGGATATTACTATCCATTCTCAGTTCCGATATCTATGTTGTGATCGGTAGTTATCCTGTTTCTATAGCATTGTTACTAATGCTCACTGGATCTATTCTTTTACTCCTGCAATCCCCGCATTTGATCTATCATTTATCCGCTTCATTTACAATAATGATTGGTTATGCTGCAATTCTTTTATGGGAAATAAGCTCACCAATATTGATTATTCTACCTAGGGTTATTCTAATTTCATTCATTCTAGGGTTGGTGGTGATATTACTCGCAAAGGGGCTGTATAGCCAGTTAGGTATTTGTTTATTAGGCCTATCATGCGGAGAGATAGTTCATGGACTTATGTTGTCAAGCTACGGTTTTAATGTATCTATAGGTGAAATGCAATTTTTTGATAATGTATTATTTCTTTTGGTGATAATCGTATTTGTAAATGGATTACATAAAGGAAAATACAAATTAAGCTCAGTTCTCAATAATAATAAACAATCGATGAGGTGGCAAAATGAATGA
- a CDS encoding lysophospholipid acyltransferase family protein: MSLYKIGKTLIAIIFYPLFRIKVIGKENIPKEGPVIICSNHISNMDPPVVGITSPRDIYFMAKGELFEKRFLGKLLLWVHAFPVKRGLSDRNALRKGLGILGNNETLGLFPEGTRSKTGELGEPLAGAGFFALRSNAIIVPCAIIGPYKVGKRLTVIYGQPMDIEYYRASKASAKEAAEAIMSEIKIIKENHASKTALLDK, translated from the coding sequence ATGAGTCTTTATAAAATAGGAAAAACTCTAATAGCAATTATTTTCTATCCGTTATTTCGAATTAAAGTTATAGGTAAAGAAAACATACCCAAGGAAGGTCCCGTTATCATTTGTTCGAATCACATTTCAAACATGGATCCACCAGTAGTTGGAATTACTTCACCAAGAGATATTTACTTTATGGCAAAAGGCGAGTTATTTGAAAAGCGTTTCTTAGGTAAACTACTATTATGGGTTCATGCATTTCCGGTTAAGCGAGGGCTGAGTGATCGTAATGCTTTAAGAAAAGGCCTTGGTATACTAGGCAATAATGAAACACTGGGACTATTCCCTGAGGGTACCAGAAGTAAAACGGGTGAACTTGGAGAACCTTTAGCTGGAGCTGGCTTTTTTGCCTTGCGGTCAAATGCGATTATTGTTCCATGTGCTATTATTGGCCCATATAAAGTTGGGAAAAGGTTAACTGTCATCTATGGACAGCCTATGGATATTGAATATTATCGAGCTTCTAAAGCTTCTGCAAAAGAAGCCGCGGAAGCCATTATGTCTGAGATAAAGATAATAAAAGAAAATCACGCGTCAAAAACTGCTTTACTTGACAAATAA
- a CDS encoding Glu/Leu/Phe/Val family dehydrogenase codes for MVADKAVDSTKEDNKKADILSSTRTVVKEALEKLGYPDEVFELLKDPIRMITVRIPVRMDDGSIKVFTGYRAQHNDAVGPTKGGIRFHPNVTETEVKALSIWMSLKAGIVDLPYGGGKGGIVCDPREMSFRELEGLSRGYVRAISQIVGPNKDIPAPDVFTNSQIMAWMMDEYSRIDEFNSPGFITGKPIVLGGSHGRESATAKGVTICINEAAKKKGMDIKDARIVVQGFGNAGSFLAKFLHDLGAKIVGISDAYGALHDPDGLDIDYLLDRRDSFGTVTKLFNTTITNEQLLELDCDILVPAAVENQITVNNAHDIKASIVVEAANGPTTMEATKILTEREILLVPDVMASSGGVTVSYFEWVQNNQGYYWTEEEIDKKLHEIMIKSFNQIYNTAKTRRVDMRLAAYMVGVRKMAEASRFRGWV; via the coding sequence ATGGTAGCCGATAAAGCAGTAGATTCTACCAAAGAAGATAATAAAAAAGCAGATATTTTAAGTTCAACTAGGACTGTTGTGAAAGAAGCATTGGAAAAACTGGGTTACCCTGATGAGGTTTTTGAGCTATTAAAAGATCCGATTCGTATGATCACAGTAAGAATACCTGTTCGTATGGATGATGGATCCATTAAAGTATTCACTGGATATCGTGCACAGCATAATGATGCAGTTGGCCCAACAAAAGGTGGAATTAGATTCCATCCCAATGTAACAGAAACTGAAGTTAAAGCATTATCAATTTGGATGAGTTTAAAAGCAGGTATTGTAGACCTACCCTACGGTGGAGGTAAAGGTGGAATTGTTTGTGATCCGAGAGAAATGTCATTTCGTGAATTGGAAGGTCTAAGTCGTGGATATGTGCGTGCAATAAGTCAGATTGTTGGCCCTAATAAAGATATTCCAGCACCTGATGTATTTACTAATTCACAGATTATGGCTTGGATGATGGATGAGTATAGTCGAATTGACGAATTCAACAGTCCTGGTTTTATCACAGGTAAACCAATCGTGCTTGGAGGTTCACATGGAAGAGAATCTGCAACTGCAAAAGGTGTTACAATTTGTATAAATGAAGCTGCTAAGAAAAAAGGTATGGATATAAAAGATGCACGCATTGTTGTTCAAGGCTTTGGAAATGCAGGTAGTTTCTTAGCGAAATTTTTACACGATTTAGGTGCGAAAATTGTTGGGATATCCGATGCATACGGCGCACTACATGATCCGGACGGTCTCGATATTGATTATTTACTAGATAGAAGAGATAGCTTTGGAACGGTAACAAAGCTTTTTAATACAACGATAACAAACGAACAATTACTGGAATTAGATTGCGACATTTTAGTTCCAGCAGCTGTAGAAAATCAGATTACAGTTAATAATGCGCATGATATTAAAGCGAGTATTGTCGTGGAAGCAGCGAATGGACCTACAACGATGGAAGCGACTAAAATACTAACGGAACGAGAGATACTTTTAGTACCAGACGTCATGGCATCTTCCGGTGGTGTTACGGTTTCATATTTTGAATGGGTACAGAATAATCAAGGTTATTATTGGACAGAAGAAGAAATTGATAAAAAACTTCATGAAATCATGATTAAATCATTTAATCAGATCTATAATACAGCAAAAACAAGACGTGTTGATATGCGCTTGGCAGCATACATGGTTGGTGTTAGAAAAATGGCAGAAGCGTCAAGATTCCGAGGATGGGTTTAG